Genomic DNA from Papaver somniferum cultivar HN1 unplaced genomic scaffold, ASM357369v1 unplaced-scaffold_3719, whole genome shotgun sequence:
TTATGTTTATGTACGTAGAGGGTAAACCACTAACTATCAAGGAGAAAACCGTGTATGATGATGAAACAAGGACGATACATCATAGTGGGGTAGCAGGAGACTTGAtgaatgattacaagaagtgggATGTAATATTTACAGTTAATCCAAAGGCTCACGGACATGGAAGCATCGTGAAGTGGATAGTGGGTTACGAGAAGATGAATGAGGATTCTCCAGTTCCTATTCCTTATTTGGTTTTGTTCCAACAGATCACTGATGACTTGAACGCTCACCTCTGTGCTTCTGATTAAATTACCAAATGGATATGTCCGCCGGATAAATATGCAACTATAAATAACACCACTGTTCTATAAGTGGTATATAATAATAAAGTCTATATGTGGAGTTTCCACTAGACCTACTATCTATAATAAATGCGTTCGTACTTGTACGTACGTGTGGTTctcttcatttcttttttttaggaGTGTTTTTCGTCAACTGTCTGTAATTTATACCGACAATCTAGGcgtattaataataaataataataagaacGGTCCCttgctcagctggtcatccctgtTCTCCAAAGTTTGATGTTCTCCAGGAGATCCCAGGTTCGAGTCtccaatgacgtaatattgcaggaattaacatggaaggtaccGTTGACAtgtcccccttgtgacacaatcttgCCCCCCAT
This window encodes:
- the LOC113342356 gene encoding major latex protein 15-like; translation: MAHHHTISGLVGKLITESEVNCNADKYYKKFKDHEELPTAIPHICTSIKAVEGHGTTSGCVKEWCYILEGKPLTIKEKTVYDDETRTIHHSGVAGDLMNDYKKWDVIFTVNPKAHGHGSIVKWIVGYEKMNEDSPVPIPYLVLFQQITDDLNAHLCASD